From a single Pseudobutyrivibrio xylanivorans genomic region:
- a CDS encoding transposase yields MSRQRKQHSKQFKLDAINYRKEHPDLTQSECAKNLGIGVSTLARWESQYRDHDGDIPVRGSGNYESDEAKEIARLKRELRDAQDALDVLKKAISILGKN; encoded by the coding sequence ATGTCACGTCAAAGAAAACAACACAGCAAGCAATTCAAGTTGGATGCCATCAACTATCGTAAGGAGCATCCTGATCTCACTCAATCAGAGTGTGCCAAGAACCTAGGAATAGGTGTCAGCACCTTGGCCCGTTGGGAATCTCAGTACAGAGACCACGATGGCGATATTCCTGTTCGTGGTTCGGGTAATTACGAATCAGATGAAGCGAAGGAAATCGCTAGATTGAAACGTGAGTTACGCGATGCTCAGGATGCACTTGATGTGTTAAAAAAAGCCATCAGCATTCTGGGGAAAAATTAA